The genomic stretch GTGGATATGCGCCTGCGTCCCTGGGGCGATGGTTCAGCGCTGGCCATTAGCCACGCGGCCTTGGAAAAATATCTGAGCCAGCATGGGCGTGAATGGGAGCGTTATGCCTGGATTAAAGCACGGATTGTCAATCCAAGCCTGGAAGGCGATGAGCTGCTGGAGATGACTCGTCCATTTGTATTCCGCAAGTACGTCGATTACAGCGCTTTTGAAGCCATGCGCGAAATGAAAGCCATGATCGAGCGTGAAGTACAACGCCGGAATATAGAAGATGATATCAAGCTCGGAGCTGGCGGCATTCGCGAGGTTGAATTTATCGTGCAGGTGTTTCAGCTGATTTATGGTGGAGCCAAGCTTGAATTGCAGGATCGCCAGTGTCTGGTGAATCTGAATCATCTGGATGATGCCGAGTTACTGGATGAACAGGCGGTGCAGGATCTGGAAGATGCCTATTTATTCCTGCGCCGGGTTGAGCACGCGATTCAGGCCCTAAATGACCAGCAAACGCAATCATTACCGACAGAGCCAGAGTTAAGGGCGCGTATAACGGACACACTTGGTTTTGCGGATTGGGACAGCTTTATGGCATATCTCAATGAGAAACGTGACAAAGTGATGTATCAGTTTGATCATTTAATCAAGGAAAATGGCCCAGATACCCTGGTTGAAAGTTTTTCCCAGCTGGAAAAAAAACTCAAAGAAGTATTGGATGAGAATGCGAAGAATCTCGTTCATGAGTTTTGGAATGGGCATGCCTTAAAAAAATTACCGGCAAAGGCGGTACAACGTTTAAAAACCTTCTGGCCACATTTAATTGAAGCCATTTTACAGTCAGATGATCCGCAGACAGCACTGGTACGACTGATGCCCCTAGTCGAATCGGTGATGCGCCGTACGGTATATCTGGTGATGTTAATTGAGAGCAAAGGGGCTTTGCAGCGACTGGTGAAGATGGCCACGGTCAGCCCCTGGATTTGTGAAGAACTGACCCATTATCCGGTGCTACTGGATGAATTCCTGTCGATGGATTTTGAATTGCCGAAACGAAAGGATCTGGAAGATTCCTTGCGCCAGCAACTGTTACGGATTGAAATTGATCAGGTCGAAGACCAGATGCGGGTTTTGCGCCTGTTTAAAAAATCTAATGTTCTGGCCGTTGCCGCCAGTGATGTACTGGCAGAAAGCCCGCTGATGAAAGTTTCCGATGCCTTGACCGATATTGCTGAAGTATCGGTGAATGCAGCGCTGCATCTGGCCTATCAGATTGTGGCAAAAAAGCATGGTTTTCCACTGGATGCAGAAGGGCAGCGCTGTTCAGTCGAGCATACGGCTTTTGCAGTCATTGGTTATGGTAAAGTCGGTGGAATTGAATTGGGTTATGGCTCGGATCTGGATCTGGTGTTTATTCACTATATGGGTGAACAGGCCGATACCGATGGACTTAAGCCGATCAGTGGCTTTGAATTTGCCATGCGGGTTGCACAAAAGTTTATGTCACTGATGACCACGCAAACCTTGGATGGACGTGTATATGAAGTCGATACCCGATTGCGTCCATCGGGCGAAGCTGGGCTTTTGGTCACCAGTTTAAAAGCCTTTGAACAGTATCAGTTCAAGAGTGCCTGGCTATGGGAGCATCAGGCCTTGGTACGAGCCCGCCCGATTGCGGGTGAAATGAGCTTACGGAAAAAGTTTGAAGTCTTGCGCCGGGATATTTTGATTCAGCCCCGTGATGAAAATTATGTACGGGCAGAAGTACTGAAAATGCGTCAGAAAATGAAGGAGCATCTCGGTTCTTCTAAAGAGCAAAAAAAAGATGGTATTTTTCATTTAAAACAAGATGCAGGTGGTATCGTAGACATCGAATTTATGGCACAGTATGCGGTGTTGGCTTGGAGTGGGACGAATAAAGATCTCGCCCATTTCTCCGACAATGTACGAATTCTTGAGGATGCCGCAAAATCAGGTTGCTTATCCAGCGACGATGCGACTGCTCTGATTCAAGCTTATCTCCGTGAACGCGCCGAGAGCCATCGCTTAGCCCTTGCAAATCAATCCATGCAAGTGTCTGCAAGCGACTGGCACGATACCCGAATGACCGTTTGCAAGTTATGGCAAAGACTAATTGATCCAAGTGCAGACTTTGTACTGGATAGTGAATAATTGTGAAAAATTGGAGTTTGTGGCATGAATTTGGCTGATCGTGATGGTTTCATTTGGCAAGATGGACAACTAGTTGACTGGCGTGAGGCAAAAACTCACGTATTAACACATACTTTGCATTACAGCATGGGTGTGTTTGAAGGCGTCCGAGCTTATGAAACCCCGAATGGAACGGCTATTTTCCGTCTTAAAGAACATACGAAGCGCTTGTTGAATTCTGCAAAAATTTATCAAATGAAAGTTCCATTTGATCAAGCAGCATTAGAACAGGCTCAAATTGATGTTGTTCGTGAAAACAAATTAGCGTCTTGCTATTTACGTCCAATTATTTTTATTGGTTCTGAAAAACTCGGTATCGCTGCAACTGACAATACCATTCATGCCGTAGTTGCGGCATGGAGCTGGGGTGCTTACCTTGGTGAAGAGGCGATGGCGAAGGGAATTCGCGTAAAAACGTCTTCATTTACCCACCATCATCCGAACGTGACCATGTGTAAGGCTAAAGCATCAGGTAACTACACCTTGTCGATTCTTGCGCATCAGGAAGTGGCGCATTCAGGTTATGATGAAGCAATGCTGCTCGACCCACAAGGCTATGTATGCCAAGGTTCAGGCGAAAACGTATTCCTGGTGCGTGATGGCGTGATTCATACGCCTGATATCGCAGGTGGTGCGTTGGATGGTATTACTCGCCAAACCATTATTACCATTGCTAAAGACCTGGGTTATGACGTAATTGAACGCCGTATTACCCGTGATGAGTTCTACATCGCAGATGAAGCATTCTTTACCGGTACTGCTGCAGAAGTAACACCAATCCGTGAATATGATGACCGTCAAATTGGTGAAGGTGTACGTGGTCAAATTACCACTCAAATCCAGAAAGCATACTTTGATGCGGTTCAGGGCAAAGACCCGAAATATGCACACTGGTTAACGTATGTGAAGTAATTCAGAATTTACTGATTGAAAAAACCTCTCATTTGCGAGGTTTTTTTTAACGGATGTACTTATTCTGCTGAACTTATGTCATCATATTCAGCATCAAGAAGATTTTAAGATGAGCTTAGGCATACGCAATGAGTAACATCGTTATTTGTATGAAATGGGGAACCAAATACGGTTCAGAATACGTCAATCGTTTATACAATATGGTTAAACGACATACGACAGTCGACTTTAAAATGGTCTGTCTGACGGATCGTACTGAAGGCATTGATCCTGCAGTACAATGTTTCCCTATTCCACCTTTGGCATTGCCTGAAGGTGCGCCTGAGCGTGGCTGGAACAAGCTATCTACTTTTGAGCCTGATCTGTATGGTTTGGAAGGCAATGCATTATTTCTCGATCTTGATGTAGTGATTGTCGATAATATCGATGAGTTCTTTACCTATCCGGGCGACTTTCTGATTATCCATGACTGGAAACGGCCGTGGCGTATTACCGGTAACAGTTCGGTTTACCGGTTTAAACTGGGTGCTTTCCCAGGTCTGTTACCTTATTTCCGTGAAAACTTTGATGAAATCCGTAAAAAATTCCGTAATGAGCAAGCCTATTTGTCTTGGTACGTAGACCGTGAAGGTAAACAGACATACTGGCCAGAAAGCTGGTGCAAGAGCTATAAATATCATTGCCTGCAAAAAATCCCGATGGCTTACTTTAAGCCACCTGTGAAGCCTGAAGGGGCCAAAATCATTGTGTTTCATGGGGAGATTAATCCACCTGATGCAGTCAATGGTGGTGGTGGGAAATGGTACCGTTATGTATTGCCATCGCAGTGGATCAAGGATGCTTGGCAGTAATCATGGATAAACTGAACACATTAGAACGGCCGTATCGTTTATCTGTGGTAATGATGGTTAAGAATGAAGCTAAAAATCTTGCGATTACTTTACCAGCGTTGAAAGGATGGATTGATGAGCTTATTGTTTTAGACTCGGGTAGTACAGACCAGAGTCAACAATTGGTGGAAGAAGCAGGTGGTCAATGGTATGTAAATACAGAATGGTCAGGCTTTGGTAAACAACGTCAACTTGCTCAAAGTTATGCGACAGGTGATTGGATTCTCGCCTTAGATGCAGATGAAGAAATTACTGAAGAACTCAAGACAAGCATTCTTCAGGTGATTCAGGCTAAACCTGAAAATACAGTCTATGGAATTAAGCGAATCGACTGTATTTTTGGACATGAAATTGACAATCAATATTGGGCCGTTAAAGCACATTGGCGCCTGTACCCAAAGACGTTTCAGTATAATGACAATTTAGTACATGAATCTGTCCTGATTGATGGTGCTCAAAAAGAAACGTTAAAAGGTTTTATGCTGCACCATACAGCAGATACACCTGAGTTTTGGTTAAGTAAGCGTTTGCAATATGCACATGCCTGGGCAATAGATCGTTATCAGCGTGGTAGAACCGTCTCGATACCGTCGGTTATCTTACATGCTTGGTGGG from Acinetobacter lwoffii encodes the following:
- the glnE gene encoding bifunctional [glutamate--ammonia ligase]-adenylyl-L-tyrosine phosphorylase/[glutamate--ammonia-ligase] adenylyltransferase, coding for MNAAQLQKTLRASQYTEQVLANHQSLLEQDYAIDQFQGSLSREYIDQLVQHCILNISDEATWMRAMRILRARLMFRWIWQDANQLTDVITLTQELSDFADACICAAKDFARIPVAAKYGQPIGYNGKVQDLIVIAMGKLGAQELNLSSDIDLIFAFDEQGETDGRKCIDVQQFCILWGQKLIHLLDQITADGFVFRVDMRLRPWGDGSALAISHAALEKYLSQHGREWERYAWIKARIVNPSLEGDELLEMTRPFVFRKYVDYSAFEAMREMKAMIEREVQRRNIEDDIKLGAGGIREVEFIVQVFQLIYGGAKLELQDRQCLVNLNHLDDAELLDEQAVQDLEDAYLFLRRVEHAIQALNDQQTQSLPTEPELRARITDTLGFADWDSFMAYLNEKRDKVMYQFDHLIKENGPDTLVESFSQLEKKLKEVLDENAKNLVHEFWNGHALKKLPAKAVQRLKTFWPHLIEAILQSDDPQTALVRLMPLVESVMRRTVYLVMLIESKGALQRLVKMATVSPWICEELTHYPVLLDEFLSMDFELPKRKDLEDSLRQQLLRIEIDQVEDQMRVLRLFKKSNVLAVAASDVLAESPLMKVSDALTDIAEVSVNAALHLAYQIVAKKHGFPLDAEGQRCSVEHTAFAVIGYGKVGGIELGYGSDLDLVFIHYMGEQADTDGLKPISGFEFAMRVAQKFMSLMTTQTLDGRVYEVDTRLRPSGEAGLLVTSLKAFEQYQFKSAWLWEHQALVRARPIAGEMSLRKKFEVLRRDILIQPRDENYVRAEVLKMRQKMKEHLGSSKEQKKDGIFHLKQDAGGIVDIEFMAQYAVLAWSGTNKDLAHFSDNVRILEDAAKSGCLSSDDATALIQAYLRERAESHRLALANQSMQVSASDWHDTRMTVCKLWQRLIDPSADFVLDSE
- a CDS encoding branched-chain amino acid transaminase yields the protein MNLADRDGFIWQDGQLVDWREAKTHVLTHTLHYSMGVFEGVRAYETPNGTAIFRLKEHTKRLLNSAKIYQMKVPFDQAALEQAQIDVVRENKLASCYLRPIIFIGSEKLGIAATDNTIHAVVAAWSWGAYLGEEAMAKGIRVKTSSFTHHHPNVTMCKAKASGNYTLSILAHQEVAHSGYDEAMLLDPQGYVCQGSGENVFLVRDGVIHTPDIAGGALDGITRQTIITIAKDLGYDVIERRITRDEFYIADEAFFTGTAAEVTPIREYDDRQIGEGVRGQITTQIQKAYFDAVQGKDPKYAHWLTYVK